In Methanobacterium paludis, the following proteins share a genomic window:
- the hypB gene encoding hydrogenase nickel incorporation protein HypB, whose protein sequence is MHKIADIEIQHDIMVANKKLAKRNQKIFDKANTFSIDVLGAIGSGKTSLIEILIQKMDYKIGVIAGDVISKFDAGRIERHGVPVVGLNTGKECHLDAHLVEHVLGDLPLEDIDILFIENVGNLICPVDFDLGSHIRMVVISVTEGDDTVEKHPLIFKDADLVVINKVDIADAVGADQDKMVADVKELNPDVAVIKSSLKTGQGLDEIINAIEGFIKEN, encoded by the coding sequence ATGCACAAAATCGCAGACATTGAGATACAACATGATATCATGGTTGCAAACAAAAAACTTGCAAAAAGAAACCAGAAAATATTCGATAAAGCAAATACATTTTCAATAGATGTTTTAGGAGCTATAGGCTCTGGAAAAACATCACTCATAGAAATCTTGATCCAAAAAATGGATTATAAAATAGGTGTCATAGCCGGAGATGTAATAAGTAAGTTCGACGCAGGAAGAATTGAGAGGCATGGTGTGCCTGTTGTAGGACTTAATACAGGTAAAGAATGTCATTTAGATGCCCATCTTGTGGAACACGTCCTTGGAGACCTGCCACTGGAGGATATAGATATTCTATTTATAGAAAACGTTGGAAACCTGATCTGTCCAGTTGATTTCGACCTTGGATCCCATATAAGGATGGTCGTTATAAGCGTCACTGAAGGAGACGACACAGTTGAGAAACACCCCCTAATCTTTAAAGATGCAGACCTGGTCGTTATAAACAAGGTTGACATTGCAGACGCAGTTGGTGCTGATCAAGATAAAATGGTTGCAGACGTTAAAGAACTAAATCCTGATGTAGCTGTAATAAAAAGTAGTCTTAAAACAGGACAAGGTCTTGATGAGATTATAAACGCTATTGAAGGATTTATTAAGGAGAATTGA
- a CDS encoding GNAT family N-acetyltransferase encodes MKDIKIRNVQGDDFLKIAELAEKCSPMLTERNSIYHMFTKFFRNTSFIVEDHEGGKILGFLLGFISQTDPNNAYIQFLCVKPGFKKEGIATRLLKNFFEVLRNKGCRKVYLITKPRNKVEVEFYKTLGFKVYGNNKTIVIDGLKVIKDYNGPGEHRIIFFRLI; translated from the coding sequence ATGAAGGATATCAAAATAAGAAATGTTCAGGGAGATGATTTTCTCAAAATAGCTGAACTTGCAGAGAAATGCAGTCCAATGTTAACAGAGAGAAATTCTATTTATCATATGTTCACGAAATTTTTTAGAAATACTTCCTTTATAGTTGAAGATCATGAGGGTGGGAAGATTCTAGGATTTCTTTTGGGGTTTATTTCCCAGACAGATCCTAATAATGCTTACATACAATTTTTGTGTGTGAAACCTGGCTTTAAAAAGGAGGGTATCGCAACACGTCTCCTTAAAAATTTCTTTGAAGTTTTGAGGAATAAAGGATGTAGAAAAGTTTATCTCATCACAAAGCCACGAAATAAGGTTGAAGTTGAATTTTATAAAACTCTTGGATTTAAGGTGTATGGAAATAATAAAACAATTGTTATTGATGGATTGAAGGTTATTAAAGATTATAATGGTCCTGGAGAGCACAGAATAATCTTTTTTAGATTGATTTAA
- a CDS encoding DUF1890 domain-containing protein codes for MKKALILLGCPEAPSQTPMAVYATYKLTKMGYDVTVASTPSAMKLIEVSDPETFYIKSKIDIESCLENLESGAFDLLVGFVHKDAAVSYFVTFYHILNTTSIALVFEKDPDLLEKFEKMVKENTDAEIVAVRAYHNPTPMKVKFDRAIKKLEG; via the coding sequence ATGAAAAAAGCTTTGATATTATTAGGATGTCCAGAAGCACCGTCTCAAACGCCTATGGCAGTATATGCTACATATAAACTCACTAAAATGGGATATGACGTTACAGTTGCAAGCACACCTTCTGCAATGAAACTTATTGAAGTTTCAGATCCAGAGACTTTCTACATAAAAAGTAAGATAGACATAGAGTCCTGTCTTGAAAATCTTGAATCAGGGGCATTTGACCTTCTTGTGGGCTTTGTGCATAAAGATGCTGCAGTTTCTTACTTTGTAACATTTTATCATATTCTTAATACGACTTCAATTGCCCTGGTATTTGAGAAGGATCCAGATTTACTTGAAAAATTCGAAAAAATGGTGAAAGAAAATACTGATGCTGAAATAGTAGCGGTCCGAGCTTACCACAACCCTACACCTATGAAGGTTAAATTTGATAGGGCTATTAAGAAATTGGAGGGTTAA
- a CDS encoding DUF1894 domain-containing protein — protein sequence MSFCLETYLQESENYRIVIAKTGFKECARLIEKEAKEVIHVNPGEKILGARIIGLPPVPIGIDEEKGTVMLPYTKPCYGTAVVELPIEKDEINRIRAVAIK from the coding sequence ATGTCATTCTGTCTTGAAACGTATCTGCAGGAATCAGAAAACTACCGCATAGTAATAGCTAAAACAGGATTTAAGGAATGTGCCCGGTTGATAGAGAAAGAAGCAAAGGAAGTAATTCATGTAAATCCTGGAGAAAAGATACTTGGCGCAAGGATTATAGGCTTACCTCCAGTACCTATAGGTATTGACGAGGAAAAGGGTACTGTCATGCTTCCCTACACGAAACCATGCTATGGAACAGCAGTAGTTGAACTACCCATTGAGAAGGATGAGATAAACAGAATCAGAGCCGTTGCAATAAAGTAA
- a CDS encoding methionine synthase gives MLKTVVGSYPAFPQEPSSVSSKIADLFGSYDRYKPALELAVHDQIKAGIDLISDGQVRGDMIEAFAGKIPGMTVEGNISKIVGKIKPLPHSLGASDLKLTINTAKKISNEFDKSELLIKGKFNENFKGVKGIVTGPTTLVLSCRIEGFYDKDKKDDAIIDLAWALKKEVEYLEEAGAAVIQIDEPFLSTGVADINTAKKAVEIVTKDINVPVSMHVCGGIGSVFNDLLGFKVDIVDCEFAGLPENIHALESSNLRGKKIGFGCIDTKKEEVETTEDVSDLIKMGIDLIGEENMIIDPDCGMRMLSRETAFAKLKTMTEAVEWLS, from the coding sequence ATGTTAAAAACTGTTGTAGGAAGTTATCCTGCATTTCCACAGGAACCATCATCGGTATCATCCAAAATAGCTGATTTATTTGGATCTTACGACAGATACAAACCAGCTCTGGAACTTGCTGTACATGATCAGATAAAGGCCGGAATTGACTTGATATCTGATGGACAGGTTCGAGGAGATATGATCGAGGCCTTTGCAGGGAAAATACCTGGCATGACAGTTGAGGGAAACATCTCAAAGATCGTAGGAAAAATAAAACCACTTCCACATTCTTTAGGAGCATCAGACCTTAAATTAACAATAAACACGGCAAAAAAAATATCCAATGAATTTGATAAATCTGAACTGTTGATTAAAGGTAAATTCAATGAAAACTTTAAAGGGGTTAAAGGAATCGTAACAGGACCCACAACACTCGTGCTTTCATGTAGAATAGAAGGGTTCTATGATAAAGATAAAAAAGACGATGCAATAATTGATCTAGCATGGGCGCTTAAAAAAGAGGTAGAATATCTTGAAGAAGCGGGTGCAGCAGTTATTCAGATAGATGAACCATTTTTATCCACAGGTGTTGCTGATATAAACACAGCAAAGAAGGCGGTTGAAATCGTAACAAAAGACATAAATGTTCCTGTTTCAATGCATGTCTGCGGAGGTATAGGTTCAGTTTTTAACGATCTTTTAGGGTTTAAAGTTGATATAGTAGATTGTGAATTTGCAGGTTTACCTGAAAATATCCATGCTCTTGAAAGTTCAAATTTAAGGGGCAAAAAAATAGGTTTTGGATGTATAGACACCAAAAAAGAAGAGGTTGAAACTACAGAAGATGTTTCAGATCTAATAAAAATGGGTATTGATTTAATTGGAGAGGAAAACATGATAATTGACCCTGACTGTGGTATGAGAATGCTTTCTAGAGAAACAGCGTTTGCAAAACTCAAGACTATGACGGAGGCAGTAGAATGGCTATCTTGA
- a CDS encoding thymidylate synthase, which translates to MAILIKVPTIKTGWETLVKKVIKKGVEIKDERGSLTKELLNTVVMVKNPLDIEAPEGYFWSGEKLEKYAEQFLSNDRQGFVYTYGNRLRKHFDDVDQIQEAIERLKNFKESRRAISVTWDPTVDTKNNEVPCMILVDFKIRDGKLKTTGLWRSHDIYGAWFPNAVGLSHLAQYAAKEVGVEVGTLTIHSISAHIYEVNFEEAGRV; encoded by the coding sequence ATGGCTATCTTGATTAAAGTTCCAACCATAAAAACAGGTTGGGAAACTCTTGTGAAGAAGGTAATAAAAAAAGGCGTGGAAATAAAAGATGAAAGAGGTTCTTTAACAAAGGAACTTTTGAACACAGTTGTAATGGTGAAAAATCCCCTTGACATAGAAGCACCTGAAGGCTACTTCTGGAGCGGTGAAAAGCTTGAAAAATATGCAGAACAATTTTTAAGCAATGACAGACAGGGATTTGTTTACACCTACGGCAACAGGCTCAGAAAACATTTTGACGATGTTGACCAGATACAGGAAGCTATAGAACGGCTTAAAAACTTTAAAGAATCAAGAAGAGCCATATCTGTAACATGGGATCCAACAGTTGACACTAAAAACAATGAGGTACCCTGTATGATCCTTGTTGACTTTAAAATAAGGGATGGGAAACTTAAAACCACTGGTTTATGGAGGTCTCATGATATTTATGGCGCATGGTTCCCCAATGCAGTTGGGCTCAGCCATCTTGCACAGTACGCAGCGAAGGAAGTTGGCGTGGAAGTTGGAACTCTCACAATTCACTCAATAAGCGCACATATCTATGAAGTTAATTTTGAAGAAGCTGGACGGGTTTAA
- the mch gene encoding methenyltetrahydromethanopterin cyclohydrolase, with product MVSVNLEAKKTVDQMIEKADMLNIAVSKLENGSTVIDCGVNVSGSFKAGELYTKVCLGGLAEVGISIPGDLSENFAIPSVKIKTNFPAISTLGAQKAGWSVSVGDFFALGSGPARALALKPAETYEEIGYKDDANVAILTLEADKLPGADVADSIASDCGVSPENVYLLVAPTSSLVGSIQIAGRVVENGTYKMLEFIKFDVTKVKHAAGIAPIAPVDPDGLKAMGKTNDAVLFGGRTYYYVESEEGDDIKSVAEQLPSSSSDGYGKPFYDVFKEAGFDFYKIDKGMFAPAEVVINDLRTGEMFRAGSVNVELLKKSFGL from the coding sequence ATGGTAAGTGTCAATCTTGAAGCAAAAAAAACAGTAGATCAAATGATTGAAAAGGCAGACATGCTCAACATAGCAGTAAGTAAACTTGAAAACGGTTCAACAGTTATAGATTGTGGTGTTAACGTTTCTGGAAGCTTTAAAGCAGGAGAACTCTACACAAAAGTGTGTTTAGGTGGACTTGCAGAAGTAGGAATTTCCATACCGGGAGATCTCTCAGAAAACTTCGCAATACCTTCTGTTAAAATAAAAACAAACTTTCCAGCAATATCAACCCTCGGAGCCCAGAAAGCCGGTTGGTCAGTAAGTGTTGGCGACTTCTTTGCACTAGGTTCAGGTCCAGCAAGGGCTCTAGCATTGAAACCTGCAGAAACATATGAAGAAATAGGATACAAGGACGATGCAAATGTTGCAATATTAACACTTGAAGCTGACAAACTTCCAGGTGCAGATGTGGCAGATTCAATAGCATCTGACTGTGGTGTCTCACCAGAAAATGTTTACCTGCTCGTTGCCCCAACATCATCACTTGTAGGGTCAATCCAGATAGCTGGAAGGGTTGTTGAAAACGGTACCTACAAAATGCTTGAGTTCATTAAGTTTGATGTCACAAAGGTCAAACACGCAGCAGGAATAGCACCAATAGCACCTGTAGATCCCGATGGCTTGAAAGCAATGGGTAAAACCAACGACGCAGTTCTATTCGGTGGTAGAACATATTACTATGTGGAATCAGAAGAAGGTGACGACATAAAATCCGTTGCAGAACAGTTACCATCCTCATCATCCGATGGATACGGAAAACCATTCTACGATGTCTTCAAAGAAGCTGGATTTGACTTCTACAAAATAGACAAAGGAATGTTCGCACCTGCAGAAGTTGTAATAAACGACCTTAGAACCGGAGAAATGTTCCGTGCAGGATCCGTGAACGTTGAGCTACTCAAGAAATCATTTGGATTGTAA